From one Trachemys scripta elegans isolate TJP31775 chromosome 14, CAS_Tse_1.0, whole genome shotgun sequence genomic stretch:
- the LOC117887495 gene encoding olfactory receptor 14A16-like produces the protein MPNRTTVTEFLLLGFSDFQELQILHFVVFLLIYLAALVGNILIFMVIAFDHHLHSPMYFFLMNLSVLDLGSISVTVPKSMANSLMNTKSISYAGCVAQVFFLLFLLGADFSLLTVMAYDRYVAICQPLQYEEMMNRRACVLLAVGAWISGILYSVLHTGNTFALTFCGGNMVDQFFCEIPQLLKLTCSDSYLSEVGVLAFTVCLVLGCFFFIIVSYVQIFKSVLRIPSEKGRHKAFSTCLPHLTVVSLFVCTGAFAYLKPTSSSPSALDLVVAVLYSILPPIVNPIVYSMRNKEIKTALRRLTGCR, from the coding sequence ATGCCCAACCGAACCACTGTGACcgagttccttctcctgggattctctgattttcaggagctgcagattttgcactttgTGGTGTTTCTACTGATTTACCTGGCAGCCCTGGTGGGGAATATTCTTATCTTCATGGTCATAGCCTTCGACCACCACCTTCACAgtcccatgtacttcttcctgatgaATCTGTCCGTCCTAGACCTTGGCTCCATCTCTGTCACCGTTCCCAAATCCATGGCCAACTCCCTCATGAACACCAAGTCTATTTCCTATGCTGGATGTGTTGCCCAagtatttttcctcctcttcttgcTGGGAGCAGATTTTTCCCTTCTCACCGTCATGGCGTACGACCGATATGTCGccatctgccaaccactgcaATATGAGGAAATGATGAACAGGAGAGCTTGTGTCTTACTGGCTGTTGGTGCCTGGATCAGTGGGATTCTCTACTCTGTGCTACACACTGGGAACACATTTGCATTGACCTTCTGTGGAGGCAACATGGTcgatcagttcttctgtgaaatcccccagctgCTGAAGCTCACCTGCTCTGACTCATATCTGAGTGAAGTTGGGGTTCTTGCCTTTACTGTGTGTTTAGTCTTAGGCTgctttttttttatcattgtgTCATATGTTCAGATCTTCAAATCAGTGCTCAGGATCCCCTCTGAGAAGGGCcggcataaagccttctccacctgccttccTCACCTCACTGTTGTCTCCTTGTTTGTTTGCACTGGGGCTTTTGCCTACCTgaaacccacctccagctccccaTCTGCTCTGGATCTTGTCGTGGCTGTTCTTTATTCCATATTACCACCAATTGTGAATCCAATTGTCTACAGCATGAGGAACAAAGAGATCAAAACTGCCCTGAGGAGACTGACTGGGTGTAGATAA